The sequence CTGATAGTTACTTGGCATAACTATCAATAATTTTAACTGTTGTCGGTCTAAGTTAGGCTAACAACCTAATAAGAGAGTGATTGAGCTACACACCTAAAAATAAAATTTTGCATTTTATTTTTGAAAGCAAAGATAATATGGCTTACATTACTGACTACATTTCTATGTTATTAATTAAAACAAATTTCAATAAGTCTGGGATATATCTATGGCAAGCCAGTTCTTCGAACTACTTTTAAAGAAACTTGACCAACATAAACGCGTAATTATACAGCCACATGATTTTCCTGATCATGATGCTGTATCTTCTTCTTTTGCTATGCAGTATTTACTGACGCAACTTGGATATAACTGCGTAATCGTATACAGCGGTTATATTAGTAGAGTGTCACTGAAAAATATGATCAATTGGCTAGCTATTGACATAAGACATATTAATGACGAGACACTCACCCCCGATGATAAAATTATTGTTATGGATGGTTGTATAGGCGAACGAAATGTTACGGATATGCCAGGTATAGAGGTTGCTGTCATAGACCACCATCAAGTAGATGCTCCCGATTTCATTTGGTACGAAGATGTAAGGCCAGACTACGGCTCTACGGCAACGATAATGGTTGAGTATTTTAAGTATTTTGGATTAGAAATTCCAGAAGCGGTTTCAACTGCCCTGCTCTTAGGTTTAATGTTCGATACAAACAGTTTAACTCGTGGTGTGAGCCCTTCAGATATCAAAGCCATGTTAGAGCTAAGGGAATCAGCCGACCTGACGCTAACGAATAAAATTTTCAGAAATCAGCTCGAATACCAAGACTTAGATAATTTCAAAGATCTATTAAAAGATGTACAACGTGAAAGAAACTTAGCCTACTGTATTTTGCCTTATTGCTCGACTCAAATGCTCGGTGTTTTGGGAGATTTTTTACTTAGCATAGACGAAGTTGACAATGTAGTCCTGATCACTCCCCATCATCAACGCGCTTACTTATCTTTGCGTAGTGAATGTCCAAATACAAATCTCGCCAAAATCATAAAAAAACAACTCAATGATAGTGGAATTGGCTATGGTGGAGGTCACAAACATATGGCTGCTGGTGTTATACACAGTTCAGTGTCTCTAAACAATTTACCGAAAATAATGAACCAATTCCGCCAACAATTTAGGGTCCGTTAGAACCGCAAATTTCACATTAAAAAACAGGTGCCAGATTCGTATAAATGTCTCTCGGCACCATACTCACGTCTATTTCACTCCTTCCATATTGTATTCATAACAGTCGTAAAATATGGATCATGATCCCACTCTCTATTCTATTTAGTCTTAGAGTTGATACTGTTTTACACATTGCCGCTTTTACTCTAATGACTTCTCTGAGCACCTCTATTATTAATAACGGCACAATCATGTCCGTGCATATGCGAACAACTGAACCCTCCTTTACAGACGATGATTTTGCTTTCTTATTAACCTAGATGGAGATACAGAAAATGACCGTAAATCAGATGGATTACGATGCTGCCCGCGCCAAAATGAAACCAGGAGACGTTATTGCTTTTGGAGGTAAAGGCCATTTTTCAGAAATTATTAAGTTTGCAACATTCTCGGATATTTCACATGTTGGCGTAATACTCCAAACTAAAATTTTCGACGATAACTCTGATAGGTATTTCAACCAAATTATCGAATCGACCTCTTTGAACGGATTCAATGGTGTCAATATCTCTCGCTTTAGTGATCGCCTAAACAGCTATGAAGGCGAGTTATGGTGGTTGCCTTTGCGCGAGGAAATTCGAGCCAATCACTTTAATCAAAATGAATTCTATGATTTTCTATTTAATCAAGCGAAAGAAAGAAAAGAATACGATATGCCTCAGGCAATAAAATCAGCGATTGATCTATTAGATGCTGGTCTGCTCGGTGTTCACGGAGGCGCTTACAACAAAGAAGATTTCAGTAAATTCTTTTGTTCAGAATTAGTCGCTGCTGGCTTAGAAAAAGCCAAAGCCATAGATACCGTTAACGCTTCTGAGGTAACCCCGATTGATCTCTGTCGCTGGTGTATTTATGAAGACACCTATTACCAACTCAAAGGGGACCCAAAGAAGAAAATATCACGATTTAATACTGCCAACCCGTCAGATTGGAATGTATAAATTTATCTGGTTAACAAAAAGTACCTATCTCGTTCCCACGATTCAGAGAGCGTGGGAACGAGAATGACCGGATGTTGGGCAGCTAAACGATCAAATTGCACTTTTGTAGTGATGACGTTATATAAAATAACTAATTAACGCGTTATATACGCCACGATGAAACGAGTAATATCAACCATATCAGATACCTTAATAAACTCTTCCGTTGTGTGTACTTTAGACATTCCGGTCGAAAGGTTAACGGTGGTTAAACCTTTTTCATTGAAAATATTTGCATCAGAACCACCACCAGTTGGTTTGGTTATTGGGCTGATATTTATGCTTTCGAACGCTTCTTTAATACTGACCACATGAGAATTATCGTCTGAGATTTGGTAGGCATTGTAAGCACGTGTCGAAATAACCTCTATTTGGGCACCATGCTTGTCAGCCGCAGCTTTAAACGTAGACTCCATGTGTTCAACTTGTTTTGCCAACTTCACATCATTGAGTGAGCGCGCTTCTGCCTCGATATAGAGCTCAGGCATCACAATATTCGTTGCTTCACCACCACGAACAACGCCGATATTTGCCGTTGTCTCTTCGTCAATTCGCGAAAGCGTCATAGTAGAGATAGCATCTGCAGCGACAGTTAGGGCATTAATACCCTCTTCTGGAGCTAAGCCTGCGTGGGCTGGGCGCCCTGTTATCGTCACTTTCAAATTCTGTTGGCCCGGAGCAGAAGTAATTATCGTGCCAATTGGGCCCCCAGAATCCAAAACAATCGCTTGATTGGATTGAATATAATTCATGTCGTAGTTTTTAGAGCCCTTTAGACCCCCTTCTTCAAAAACAGTAAACGCAAGCTCAATAGTTTTGTGTGCTTGATTGTTTTCTTTAATTACACGCACCGCTTCCATGACTGCGGCAATACCCGACTTATCATCACCGCCGAGAATAGTATTGCCTTTAGAGCGTATCACGCCATCTTCAATAATAGGTTCAATGCCATTACCCGGTGTTACTGTGTCCATGTGAGCACTAAATACTATGCTACCCTCGAGCTCACCTTCTAATCTTGCATAAATATTGAAGCCGTTTGATACCGCTTCGGGTACTGGCAATTTGGTCACGGTAAAACCTAAGTGGTCCAATTGCTCAGCGAGCGCTTCTGCAATTGCCTTTTCATTCTTTGATTCACTGTCTATTTGAATAATATCTAGGAAGTGGTTAACTAATCTATCTTGGTTTACTTGAGTCATGATTTTTCTTCTGTTTTGAACGTAAACATCAAACTACTCTCTCGGAGAAACAGTCTGTAAAAAGAGGCATCGAGTCATACCAAAACTCGATAGCATCATCTATTGGGTCAGCATACTTACCCTTTATTAGCGTGACGTTAACGATATATCAGTATCCGGTCAATTCCATATAGCCTTCACCGGTGTGACTGCCGTTAAAATAGACAGGACCTTCCCAATAAGGGATGCTTAATGGCATTTTGGCTTCTTTATTGAGAGCGTTAATGTTTAAGTTTATCTGTTGTGTTGGGATAACAATGTTCCAAACAACAGGATAACTCCCCTCATCAACCTGGTGGTAATCCAGCGGTGTCATAGAAATATCCGCTGAAGGGATGTTCTCTCCTCGACCATCAGGATACATTCTTCTGCCACTGTAAAAGCTCTTCTGTTCTGCGTTACTTGGCCGAAGCTGAAACAACATCAATGTAGAGCCATCATGTAACCGCAGTGCAAACCAATCCCAGCCTTGTTGCGAGTCTGCTAAAAACTGTGAACTCCACTCCCTATCAAGCCAAGCGGTTCCAGTTACGCTTATTAACTCTCCGTTAAGCTTAACCTCCCCTTTAACATCAATAAAAGGTTGGCTGTAATAATGAGAAGCAACGCTACCATCGGCACTCTTTCGGCTATAGCCGTTTTCGCCTTGCAGTTGCAACGGGCTATCGTTGGTCAAGGCTAACCGATAGTCAAACTGATCACTTTCAACAGTTAATAATGCAGGAAACAAGTCATCTCCTTGTGCCTCCCATGTCCAGTTATCCAGTTTAATTTCGAACGGACTTGCACTGACTGCAGAAAATTTGGGGTGCTCGCGCGACCACTTTTCATTCGCTAAGTGTGTATCCTTAGTCGTCACTGCCGTATGGGCAAGATAGAGCTGATTGGTGGCCCATCCTTGGCTTTTCGTTAACGCTTCTGTTTGAATTCGCGCTTCAGCTTCGGGGGACATTGCCATGCGAAATTGAGTCCACTGCACACCTATCTGCTTGCCTGATTCCGTTTCCAGATTGGCGGTCAAGTACCACCATTCTTGCCGAAAAGTTGGATGTGGAAGATGATCATAAGGAAAGGCGAGTTTAGTTTCAGGAAGTACAGCAGCATAACCTGAGCTAGATTGACCTAACGTATTGCTCATCGAAGTGTCCACTGCCGAATCAAAACAGCCCGTTAATACCCCGATTGAAAGCATGAGAGACACTAGCGAGCTATACGTTACAGAAGTAGACGTGAATGAAAACCGAGAAAACAAGGCCATAAAACCCATCATATCACCTCACTCTGAAGGCTAGAAACTAAAGGTCGCTTAGTTTGTAAGTAAATCGGTAAGGCAACCGCCAGCAAACTAGAGAGCAACGCTATTCCCACTACTTCGAAATAGGCCGGCCAATTCCACAACATAGCAATACTCCAACCAAAGGCTTGCAGAGTCACTTTGTTTATAAGCAAATAGCCTAACATCGCTCCGGTAGGCAACGCGACCAAACAAGTGAGCAAAACGATACTCAACATCTGGCTTATCACCATATAGGTTAATCGTTGTTGGCTAACACCCAAACTGTATAAACGCGCAATAGGAGCCACTCTAGCTTGAGTGAGCATAAAACAGGCGCTAAATAGACCAACTGATGCCACTAAAAGAGTCAGACTATTCAACACCTGAGTAATAGAAAACGTCTTATTGAATATCGAAATGGCGCGCTGTTTAATCTGCTGTTGGTCATAGATTAACGCATCCGACATACCAAATTTTTTCTTCAAACGCTGCCGTAGCATCTCCGGTTCACCATCAAACCCAACCCCAATCCCAGCGGGTACGGTAGAAAAACCATACTCTGTCCAAACCGATTGCGAAACCAGTACTTCGCCATAAGGGTTGCCGTAATCGTAAAATATACCAGCGATATTAAATGACCGGCTGGGCAAAGCGTGCAAATGAATACTGTCTCCCAGAGATAGCTTTGATCTAATCGCCATTGGCTCACTGATGATCACTGAGTTCCCATCATAAAACGAGCTCCAGACATCGCTGGCTGAACGTTTGAAAATAGCGGTCTTTTCCATCGTTTCAGGATCTTTGGTGCCTACGATAATCGGTAGACCACCGTACTGACTGCTAAGATAAAATTGCTTATAGACCGCCGTCACATCGGGCTGATTATGAAGATATTGCTCGACTTTACTGATCTCAGATTGTGCGGGTCGAACATAAAGGTCAGCGTGCAACCTTACGTTTAGCCAATTGGTCAACGTCGATTCAAAGCTGCCTACCAACGTATTCATAGATATATTGGCCGTAAGGGCCAAAAGCATCGCCATCATCGCTAATGATAGTGGTGAGACCAGCTCCTTTGTTTCTGCAATTTGATAACCAATAAGCCCCTTACGAAAAACCTTTGCAACCAGGTTAACCAATATAGACAGAGATAAAGGGAGAGAAAGCGGTATGGCTATTACAACCAGACCCAGAAGCACCATTGTTTTCTGATAATCGTCGCTAAAGGGCATCAAAAATGCGGAAGTCGCCGCCAATACAATGGCGATAATAAACTGGATACGGTG is a genomic window of Vibrio algarum containing:
- a CDS encoding M20/M25/M40 family metallo-hydrolase — protein: MTQVNQDRLVNHFLDIIQIDSESKNEKAIAEALAEQLDHLGFTVTKLPVPEAVSNGFNIYARLEGELEGSIVFSAHMDTVTPGNGIEPIIEDGVIRSKGNTILGGDDKSGIAAVMEAVRVIKENNQAHKTIELAFTVFEEGGLKGSKNYDMNYIQSNQAIVLDSGGPIGTIITSAPGQQNLKVTITGRPAHAGLAPEEGINALTVAADAISTMTLSRIDEETTANIGVVRGGEATNIVMPELYIEAEARSLNDVKLAKQVEHMESTFKAAADKHGAQIEVISTRAYNAYQISDDNSHVVSIKEAFESINISPITKPTGGGSDANIFNEKGLTTVNLSTGMSKVHTTEEFIKVSDMVDITRFIVAYITR
- a CDS encoding DHH family phosphoesterase yields the protein MASQFFELLLKKLDQHKRVIIQPHDFPDHDAVSSSFAMQYLLTQLGYNCVIVYSGYISRVSLKNMINWLAIDIRHINDETLTPDDKIIVMDGCIGERNVTDMPGIEVAVIDHHQVDAPDFIWYEDVRPDYGSTATIMVEYFKYFGLEIPEAVSTALLLGLMFDTNSLTRGVSPSDIKAMLELRESADLTLTNKIFRNQLEYQDLDNFKDLLKDVQRERNLAYCILPYCSTQMLGVLGDFLLSIDEVDNVVLITPHHQRAYLSLRSECPNTNLAKIIKKQLNDSGIGYGGGHKHMAAGVIHSSVSLNNLPKIMNQFRQQFRVR
- a CDS encoding ABC transporter permease codes for the protein MSSQPSGNSLMNKRVPKKDMLYKARLCLQIFLAHYRKSPLQAGAIIIGIILAVTLLTGVRAINENAKRSYSVASEQLSQQANWFITPKAGQQWLDENVYFDLRRAGFSQSLAVVEGTLLDNLGNRWQVQGSDLVAALTVLNNENTNTGSRETPSLFDSRLPITDMVAGKPIVLMSQQLEKKVSKRSEITLAGQSLRVVSVSDDFSLGNRVLMDISLAQRLLRRFEKLSYIALFDLAEQDQKPLTQLLGDRAVLSQSDNGENLTALTESFHLNLTAMSMLAFIVGLFIAYNGVRYSLLKRQRLFIQLQQIGMAKIPLLLALFFELFGLILIGSVIGFIAGLQLSHWLHPMVSVTLEQLYDARILPGIWRWSWLWQAILLTMISTALACGSLFTQLLRQPLAHSAGQYSQQNNAERTHRIQFIIAIVLAATSAFLMPFSDDYQKTMVLLGLVVIAIPLSLPLSLSILVNLVAKVFRKGLIGYQIAETKELVSPLSLAMMAMLLALTANISMNTLVGSFESTLTNWLNVRLHADLYVRPAQSEISKVEQYLHNQPDVTAVYKQFYLSSQYGGLPIIVGTKDPETMEKTAIFKRSASDVWSSFYDGNSVIISEPMAIRSKLSLGDSIHLHALPSRSFNIAGIFYDYGNPYGEVLVSQSVWTEYGFSTVPAGIGVGFDGEPEMLRQRLKKKFGMSDALIYDQQQIKQRAISIFNKTFSITQVLNSLTLLVASVGLFSACFMLTQARVAPIARLYSLGVSQQRLTYMVISQMLSIVLLTCLVALPTGAMLGYLLINKVTLQAFGWSIAMLWNWPAYFEVVGIALLSSLLAVALPIYLQTKRPLVSSLQSEVI
- a CDS encoding lipocalin-like domain-containing protein: MLSIGVLTGCFDSAVDTSMSNTLGQSSSGYAAVLPETKLAFPYDHLPHPTFRQEWWYLTANLETESGKQIGVQWTQFRMAMSPEAEARIQTEALTKSQGWATNQLYLAHTAVTTKDTHLANEKWSREHPKFSAVSASPFEIKLDNWTWEAQGDDLFPALLTVESDQFDYRLALTNDSPLQLQGENGYSRKSADGSVASHYYSQPFIDVKGEVKLNGELISVTGTAWLDREWSSQFLADSQQGWDWFALRLHDGSTLMLFQLRPSNAEQKSFYSGRRMYPDGRGENIPSADISMTPLDYHQVDEGSYPVVWNIVIPTQQINLNINALNKEAKMPLSIPYWEGPVYFNGSHTGEGYMELTGY